DNA from Halobaculum sp. XH14:
GGACCGCTTACAGTGGAGGGCGGGCGTCAGCGGAGGTCCGCGGCGTCCGTCATCGTCTCCGCGAGCGCGTCGCGCTTGGCAACGCTCGCGTTGTCGGTCGGCGACCGCGCCGATTCGGCGGCCTCGATCAGTTCCGGGACGGAGTCGTGGCTCTCGACGTAGGCCGCCAGCGCGAAGTCGGCCTCGTCGCCGCCGGTCAGTTCGAGCGCGTCCGTGCGTGAGACGTCGCCGCCGAGCCAGTCGCGGACGATCCGTCGTCCGGTCGGCCCGAGCGGCGACACGCCCGAAACGCCACAGCGGTGGAGCGCCTTCGCCGCGGTCATCGGCGCGACGCCGGCCTCGCGGGCGGACTCGCCGACGCTCACGCCGCGACCGTACTCGTCGAGCACCGTCGCGGCCGCGGCTGCCGTACAGGGAAGGCGCTCCGCGGCGGCAGCAAGCCGCTCGCGCAGGTCGCCGCCGGTGTCGTCGACGACCCTGACCCCCTGGTCCCGCTGCTCGGCGGTCACCTCGATGCCGGCGGCGATGTCCGAGAGCGCCATGCGAACCGGTTACTCCCCATTCGGTATAAATTCATCCATCGGACGAAAGAATTGATCGTCGCATCCGCGACGAACGAACCGATTATCGGTACGTTCGTCCGGTCGGATCGGCTCGATTTCCCGCCGTTCTCCCCTCATTAAAGTAACCGATCGGGCGCAACGTTCGAGTATGAGCACTGCAACAGTTGCGTGCCCCGAGTGCGAGGGACGACTGCGCGCGGACGGCGACGAGACGGTCTGTGGCGAGTGCGGGCTGGTCGTCGACGCCGATCGGCTCGACCGCGGCCCCGAGTGGCGGAGCTTCTCGGACGACGAGACCGACCCGCGACGGACCGGCGCGCCGCTGACCCGCTCGCGCCACGACCGCGGACTCTCGACCGAGATCGGCCACACGCGCGTCACGGGACGCAAGCGGAAACAGTGGGCCCGGATGCGCCGCCAGCACACCCGGGCGCGCATCTCGACCAAGCGGGAGCGGAACCAGGTGTACGGCTTCACCGAGATCCGCCGGCTGACGAGCGCGCAGTCGCTCGGCGACCGCATCCGTGACCAAGCCTGCTCGCTGTTCCGGTCCGCACAGTCGGAGAACCTCCTCCGCGGTCGCTCCATCGAGGGGTTTGCCGCCGCGGCGGTGTACGCGGCCTGCCGCGTCGCCGGCATCTCCCGGACCCGCGGCGAACTGCTCGCGGACGCGAAGGCCGACCGGGGAGAGCTCGACGCGGCCTATGACGCGCTCAACCGCGACCTGGGGCTCCCGGTCGGTCCCATCGACCCCGCCGAGTACCTCCCCCGGTTCGCGTCGGAACTCGACCTCGGCGCCGGGGTCGAGCGCGACGCCAGGGGGTACCTCGACCGGGCGCGAGAGCGCGGCATCGTCAACGGCCGCAACCCCAGCGGCGTCGCCGCGGCGTGTCTGTACGCGGCCGCCCGCGACCGGGGACTCGAGTGCACGCAGGCCGCCGCGGCCGACGTCGCGGGCGTGACGCCGGTGACGCTGCGGAACAGCTACGGCGACCTGCAGGAGTGAACGTCGGCCGCGAGCCCCTCGATCGCTCGTGCGGCCGCGGAGTCCGGAGCCGCTTCGACGACGGGTGACTCCGTCTCGACCGACCGTCCGAGCCGCGGATCGGCCGGGACCGACACGGCAGGTGCGCCCAGCGCGCGCTCGACGGCTCCCGTCGGCACCGAGTCGAGCACGCGATTGAGCGCCACCGCAACTACGCCCGCGTCGAGTTCCCGGGCGAGTTCACGAGCGCTGACGGCGTCAGCGAGCGCCCACGCTCGGGGGGACGCGACGACGAGACAGGCGTCCGCGACCGCGAGCGGGACCCCGGCGTCGGCACGGAGCCCCGCCGGACAGTCGAGGATCACGTCGCGGCCGGCCCCGATCGAACCGACGGCCTCCTCGAGCCGCCCGACGTCGGCCGCGCGCGCCCCCGCCAGCGACCGGCCGCAGGGAAGCAGATCGACCGGCCCGGAACGGACCGCCTCCCGTGGGGCCGCACGCCCGGCGAGCACGTCGTGGAGGTCCGGGCCGCGGCCCCGCGGAAGGTCCGCCATTCCGAGGTCGGCGTCGACGACGACGGCGTCGAGCGCCGCACCGAGGTTGTACGCCAGCGTCGACTTTCCGACGCCGCCCTTCCCGCCCGTCACGGCCAGAATCACGCCAGTCTCCCGAGCGCGTCGACCGGCACGTCCGTGGCTTCCGCGCGGCCGGCCAGCGTCTCCGTTCGCTCTCCGACCGACCGAAGCGCCTCGGCGTCGGCTTCGACCGCCAGGGGGAGCGCCTTCGGATCACGGTCACCGTCCGCGAGCGCGTCGGTCGCGTCGGCCACGGAGGCGTCGGTGAGCCGCTCCGCGAGTTCGATGCGCGTCGCGGCGTCCTCGAGCCAGTCGAGGACCGAATCCGGGATGGCGGAGGGTGGGAGGTCTTCGGCGACCGTCCGTTCGGTCTCCGTCGTCTTCCGTTCGGGTACCGTCGCTTCCAGGTCTGGCACCGTCGCATCCGGTTCGGACGCGCCCGACTCGTGCCCGTCCCTGGGTGGGACGACGTCGAGTGCGGTCCCGTCGGGGACGGCGTCCCTGGGCGGCCGAAACGCGCCGAGTTCCCGGCGCGCCCGGGTCGCCACCGCCTCTCGCGACCCGTCCGGGTCACCGACGTCCGCGAGTTTCGCCGTCGGCACCGTGGCCTCGCGCTCCCCCAGCGGACACGCGTATCCCAGCGAGATCGACTCGCCGGCGTCCAGAACCGCCGTCACGCCGTCCTCATCCCAGCCCGTCTCCGGAACCCCGTTCCGGCGTGGCGGCAGCACCGGACCGTCCAGCCGGTTCACGATCCGGACCTGCCGGGCTACTGGCGTGGGGTTTCGGACGTCGAGGCTGACGAGCGCGACGCCGGCAGCAACCGTCGCGTCGGCGCTGAGGGAGACGGACATGGGGTCAGTGGTCCCGTCATCGGGGTTAAATCTGGACGACGGGGGCTCCGAGAACGTCCCTCGCAGCGGCCGGATCGTCGAACCGGTCGACCGCGAGCACCACGGGCTCGTCGCGGTCGGCGACGGCGACCGCGGCCAGATGGGCCGTGATCGCGTCCCCGGCGAACGCCGAGGGGTCGGTTCCGGGATCGGCGTCGCCGGGGACTCGCTCCAGTGCCGCGGTGAACGGCTCGTACACGCGCTCGGCGAGCGCTCGCCGCGCCTCACGCCGACGGTTCGCCAGTTCGTCGCGGAGGCGGAGCGTCTCTCGACGGTCGGTCCGTCGGCGCTGCGCCCGATCGCCGGCTGCTTCGAGCGCCTGCTCGGCGGCGACCCGGTCGGTCTCGGCCGCCGCCAGCTCGCGGGCCGCACGCTCGTGTTCCTCCCCGGCGGCCGTCACGTCCCCGCCGTCCTCCCGAACGGCCTGCAGCCGCCCGCGGGCGGTGGCGACGCGCTCGCGGAGGCGCTCGACGTCCGCCGTCGCGTCGGCGGCACGCTCGCGCGCCGCGGCCAGCCCCGTTCGGTCGGACCGCTCGTCGGCCGATGGGTCCCCCGAGGCCGCGCCGGCCAGTCGCCGTCGGAGGGTGGCGATCCTGTCCGCCTGGGGGGCCTCGTGTCCCCTGGTCCGGGCGGCGCTGGCGAGCAGTTCATGGAGCGACGGGGGCGAGTCGGCGACGAGCGCCAGCGGGTCGTCGCCATCGAGGCCCAGCGCGGAGCAAATTCGCCCGGGGTTCAGCTCCCCGCGATCGGAGAGGTCGACCGCGCGGCCGCGATAGGTTCGACCCTCGAGCCGGAAGTTCACAGCTCAGTCCCTTCCATCGCGTCCGGATCCGGGTGGTCGGTTCCGGCCGCGAACTTCGGATACGGCGTGCTGGGTCGGTCGCGGTCCTCGTAGTCGACGGCGGCCTCCCGAATCGCGGGCCTGACGGCGGCGAACTCGTTGAACGTGTCGGTGCGTTCGACCCGAACGTCGGCACCGTGTTTCGCCCTGAGTCGGCACGCGAGGAACGCGCCCAGCTCCGTCTCGGCCAGCAGCGCGACGCGGCCGTACCGCTCGCGGACCGCCGCCTCGTTGGCTCGACAGCAGTTCCGCAGGGTCGTCCGCGCCCCGGCGGAGTAGGCGACGACGAGCAACATGAGTACGGGTGC
Protein-coding regions in this window:
- a CDS encoding transcription initiation factor IIB, which encodes MSTATVACPECEGRLRADGDETVCGECGLVVDADRLDRGPEWRSFSDDETDPRRTGAPLTRSRHDRGLSTEIGHTRVTGRKRKQWARMRRQHTRARISTKRERNQVYGFTEIRRLTSAQSLGDRIRDQACSLFRSAQSENLLRGRSIEGFAAAAVYAACRVAGISRTRGELLADAKADRGELDAAYDALNRDLGLPVGPIDPAEYLPRFASELDLGAGVERDARGYLDRARERGIVNGRNPSGVAAACLYAAARDRGLECTQAAAADVAGVTPVTLRNSYGDLQE
- a CDS encoding chromosome partitioning protein ParA, whose amino-acid sequence is MILAVTGGKGGVGKSTLAYNLGAALDAVVVDADLGMADLPRGRGPDLHDVLAGRAAPREAVRSGPVDLLPCGRSLAGARAADVGRLEEAVGSIGAGRDVILDCPAGLRADAGVPLAVADACLVVASPRAWALADAVSARELARELDAGVVAVALNRVLDSVPTGAVERALGAPAVSVPADPRLGRSVETESPVVEAAPDSAAARAIEGLAADVHSCRSP